The following are encoded in a window of Struthio camelus isolate bStrCam1 chromosome Z, bStrCam1.hap1, whole genome shotgun sequence genomic DNA:
- the LOC138064638 gene encoding one cut domain family member 2-like isoform X1: protein MKTAGGAYRCLPGAPGACAMNPEMPLEPLGSLHGAGPEAELMGSPSPHHGGRSAPLRAPPPPPQELAPAPGRPAMVPSMASLLDGAAEYRPELSIPLHHAMAMPCDSSPPGMGMSGTYTTLTPLQPLPPISTVSDKFHHPHHHPHAHHHHHHHHQRLAGNVSGSFTLMRDERGLPAMNNLYGPYKEMPGMGQSLSPLAAAPLGNGLGPIHNAQQGLHGYGPPGHDKMLSPNFEAHSAMLARGDQHLSRGLGTPPAAVMSHLNGVHHPAHPGHTPSHGPGLPAGRERPPSSSGSQVSSSGQLEEINTKEVAQRITAELKRYSIPQAIFAQRVLCRSQGTLSDLLRNPKPWSKLKSGRETFRRMWKWLQEPEFQRMSALRLAACKRKEQEPNKERNNSQKKSRLVFTDLQRRTLFAIFKENKRPSKEMQITISQQLGLELTTVSNFFMNARRRSLEKWQDDLSTGGSSAASSTCTKA from the exons ATGAAGACGGCCGGCGGCGCCTACCGCTGCCtgcccggggcgccgggggcctgCGCCATGAACCCCGAGATGCCGCTGGAGCCGCTGGGCAGCCTGCACGGCGCCGGCCCCGAGGCGGAGCTGatgggcagccccagcccgcaccacggcggccgctccgcgcccctgcgcgccccgccgccgccgccgcaggagcTGGCGCCGGCCCCCGGGCGGCCGGCCATGGTGCCCAGCATGGCCTCGCTGCTGGACGGCGCCGCCGAGTACCGGCCCGAGCTCTCCATCCCGCTGCACCACGCCATGGCCATGCCCTGCGACTCCTCGCCGCCCGGCATGGGCATGAGCGGCACCTACACCACGCTGACGCCGCTCCAGCCCCTGCCGCCCATCTCCACCGTCTCCGACAAGTTCCACCACCCGCACCACCACCCGcacgcccaccaccaccaccaccaccaccaccagcgccTCGCCGGCAACGTCAGCGGCAGCTTCACCCTCATGCGCGACGAGCGGGGGCTGCCCGCCATGAACAACCTCTACGGGCCCTACAAGGAGATGCCGGGCATGGGCCAGAGCCTCTCCCCGCTGGCCGCCGCGCCGCTGGGCAACGGCCTGGGCCCCATCCACAACGCCCAGCAGGGCCTCCACGGCTACGGGCCGCCCGGCCACGACAAGATGCTCAGCCCCAACTTCGAGGCCCACAGCGCCATGCTGGCCCGGGGGGACCAGCACCTCTCCCGGGGGCTGGGGACGCCCCCGGCCGCCGTCATGTCCCACCTCAACGGCGTGCACCACCCCGCGCACCCGGGCCACACGCCGTCGCACGGGCCCGGGCTGCCCGCCGGCCGGGAGCGGCCGCCCTCCTCCTCGGGCTCCCAGGTGAGCAGCTCCGGGCAGCTGGAGGAGATCAACACCAAAGAAGTGGCACAAAGGATCACGGCCGAACTGAAGCGCTACAGCATCCCCCAGGCGATCTTCGCCCAGAGGGTGCTGTGTCGTTCTCAGGGGACCCTTTCGGACTTACTAAGGAACCCTAAGCCTTGGAGTAAACTGAAATCCGGCAGGGAGACCTTCAGGAGGATGTGGAAGTGGCTGCAGGAGCCCGAGTTCCAGAGGATGTCGGCCTTGAGACTCGCCG CATGCAAACGCAAAGAGCAAGAACCGAACAAAGAAAGGAACAACTCCCAGAAGAAATCTCGCCTGGTTTTCACCGATCTCCAACGCAGAACACTTTTCGCCATCTTCAAGGAGAACAAGCGTCCGTCCAAAGAAATGCAGATCACCATctcccagcagctgggcttggagctcaccaccGTCAGCAACTTCTTCATGAACGCGCGGCGGCGCAGCCTGGAGAAGTGGCAGGACGATCTCAGCACGGGGGGCTCCTCCGCGGCCTCCAGCACTTGCACCAAAGCATga
- the LOC138064638 gene encoding one cut domain family member 2-like isoform X2, giving the protein MKTAGGAYRCLPGAPGACAMNPEMPLEPLGSLHGAGPEAELMGSPSPHHGGRSAPLRAPPPPPQELAPAPGRPAMVPSMASLLDGAAEYRPELSIPLHHAMAMPCDSSPPGMGMSGTYTTLTPLQPLPPISTVSDKFHHPHHHPHAHHHHHHHHQRLAGNVSGSFTLMRDERGLPAMNNLYGPYKEMPGMGQSLSPLAAAPLGNGLGPIHNAQQGLHGYGPPGHDKMLSPNFEAHSAMLARGDQHLSRGLGTPPAAVMSHLNGVHHPAHPGHTPSHGPGLPAGRERPPSSSGSQVSSSGQLEEINTKEVAQRITAELKRYSIPQAIFAQRVLCRSQGTLSDLLRNPKPWSKLKSGRETFRRMWKWLQEPEFQRMSALRLAEKLRVCR; this is encoded by the exons ATGAAGACGGCCGGCGGCGCCTACCGCTGCCtgcccggggcgccgggggcctgCGCCATGAACCCCGAGATGCCGCTGGAGCCGCTGGGCAGCCTGCACGGCGCCGGCCCCGAGGCGGAGCTGatgggcagccccagcccgcaccacggcggccgctccgcgcccctgcgcgccccgccgccgccgccgcaggagcTGGCGCCGGCCCCCGGGCGGCCGGCCATGGTGCCCAGCATGGCCTCGCTGCTGGACGGCGCCGCCGAGTACCGGCCCGAGCTCTCCATCCCGCTGCACCACGCCATGGCCATGCCCTGCGACTCCTCGCCGCCCGGCATGGGCATGAGCGGCACCTACACCACGCTGACGCCGCTCCAGCCCCTGCCGCCCATCTCCACCGTCTCCGACAAGTTCCACCACCCGCACCACCACCCGcacgcccaccaccaccaccaccaccaccaccagcgccTCGCCGGCAACGTCAGCGGCAGCTTCACCCTCATGCGCGACGAGCGGGGGCTGCCCGCCATGAACAACCTCTACGGGCCCTACAAGGAGATGCCGGGCATGGGCCAGAGCCTCTCCCCGCTGGCCGCCGCGCCGCTGGGCAACGGCCTGGGCCCCATCCACAACGCCCAGCAGGGCCTCCACGGCTACGGGCCGCCCGGCCACGACAAGATGCTCAGCCCCAACTTCGAGGCCCACAGCGCCATGCTGGCCCGGGGGGACCAGCACCTCTCCCGGGGGCTGGGGACGCCCCCGGCCGCCGTCATGTCCCACCTCAACGGCGTGCACCACCCCGCGCACCCGGGCCACACGCCGTCGCACGGGCCCGGGCTGCCCGCCGGCCGGGAGCGGCCGCCCTCCTCCTCGGGCTCCCAGGTGAGCAGCTCCGGGCAGCTGGAGGAGATCAACACCAAAGAAGTGGCACAAAGGATCACGGCCGAACTGAAGCGCTACAGCATCCCCCAGGCGATCTTCGCCCAGAGGGTGCTGTGTCGTTCTCAGGGGACCCTTTCGGACTTACTAAGGAACCCTAAGCCTTGGAGTAAACTGAAATCCGGCAGGGAGACCTTCAGGAGGATGTGGAAGTGGCTGCAGGAGCCCGAGTTCCAGAGGATGTCGGCCTTGAGACTCGCCG AGAAGCTGCGCGTCTGCAGATGA
- the LOC138064638 gene encoding one cut domain family member 2-like isoform X3, whose protein sequence is MKTAGGAYRCLPGAPGACAMNPEMPLEPLGSLHGAGPEAELMGSPSPHHGGRSAPLRAPPPPPQELAPAPGRPAMVPSMASLLDGAAEYRPELSIPLHHAMAMPCDSSPPGMGMSGTYTTLTPLQPLPPISTVSDKFHHPHHHPHAHHHHHHHHQRLAGNVSGSFTLMRDERGLPAMNNLYGPYKEMPGMGQSLSPLAAAPLGNGLGPIHNAQQGLHGYGPPGHDKMLSPNFEAHSAMLARGDQHLSRGLGTPPAAVMSHLNGVHHPAHPGHTPSHGPGLPAGRERPPSSSGSQVSSSGQLEEINTKEVAQRITAELKRYSIPQAIFAQRVLCRSQGTLSDLLRNPKPWSKLKSGRETFRRMWKWLQEPEFQRMSALRLADTQ, encoded by the exons ATGAAGACGGCCGGCGGCGCCTACCGCTGCCtgcccggggcgccgggggcctgCGCCATGAACCCCGAGATGCCGCTGGAGCCGCTGGGCAGCCTGCACGGCGCCGGCCCCGAGGCGGAGCTGatgggcagccccagcccgcaccacggcggccgctccgcgcccctgcgcgccccgccgccgccgccgcaggagcTGGCGCCGGCCCCCGGGCGGCCGGCCATGGTGCCCAGCATGGCCTCGCTGCTGGACGGCGCCGCCGAGTACCGGCCCGAGCTCTCCATCCCGCTGCACCACGCCATGGCCATGCCCTGCGACTCCTCGCCGCCCGGCATGGGCATGAGCGGCACCTACACCACGCTGACGCCGCTCCAGCCCCTGCCGCCCATCTCCACCGTCTCCGACAAGTTCCACCACCCGCACCACCACCCGcacgcccaccaccaccaccaccaccaccaccagcgccTCGCCGGCAACGTCAGCGGCAGCTTCACCCTCATGCGCGACGAGCGGGGGCTGCCCGCCATGAACAACCTCTACGGGCCCTACAAGGAGATGCCGGGCATGGGCCAGAGCCTCTCCCCGCTGGCCGCCGCGCCGCTGGGCAACGGCCTGGGCCCCATCCACAACGCCCAGCAGGGCCTCCACGGCTACGGGCCGCCCGGCCACGACAAGATGCTCAGCCCCAACTTCGAGGCCCACAGCGCCATGCTGGCCCGGGGGGACCAGCACCTCTCCCGGGGGCTGGGGACGCCCCCGGCCGCCGTCATGTCCCACCTCAACGGCGTGCACCACCCCGCGCACCCGGGCCACACGCCGTCGCACGGGCCCGGGCTGCCCGCCGGCCGGGAGCGGCCGCCCTCCTCCTCGGGCTCCCAGGTGAGCAGCTCCGGGCAGCTGGAGGAGATCAACACCAAAGAAGTGGCACAAAGGATCACGGCCGAACTGAAGCGCTACAGCATCCCCCAGGCGATCTTCGCCCAGAGGGTGCTGTGTCGTTCTCAGGGGACCCTTTCGGACTTACTAAGGAACCCTAAGCCTTGGAGTAAACTGAAATCCGGCAGGGAGACCTTCAGGAGGATGTGGAAGTGGCTGCAGGAGCCCGAGTTCCAGAGGATGTCGGCCTTGAGACTCGCCG ACACACAATAA